The region aatctctctttttttatatatatggtgtCGTTggtttttatctctctttttatatatatatggcgtTGTTGGTTATATATATGGCGTTGTtggtttttatgtttatatttatccatttgttttatttaaaaaatatataattattaaatattttgctataatttgatttattattataaaacctCTAAGTATaggttataattttatatatttgaatagtttttcAATAAATCTAATGGCCGAacgtatatataaagaatatggaggagggagtatttatttttgtgcgtGGAGAACGATTGCAGATCACTCCACTATTGCTAAAGGGGCTATTTAGATCGCTACCAAAGTATAACCTAACAATGTTTTGGTAGCTTAAATAGTACTCATTTGTTTTGGATGGAAGCCAATGTATCTCGGGGTTAGATTTGGCATTAATCAAGTGTAACCATATGAAATTTTACCCTATCAAAGAATTGGTAGTGATAAAGTTTTAGCGCTATTAATGAATTGGCAAGGTTGCAAATAGACTGTAAGGCCTTCTTTATGcgacaaatttttttaggaaaggGTCATATATCGAACGTTTTATTGGATGTCGGAAAGagttttcgaacacgaatgaaaaaagcgaatttcacagctcggctggaaaccgcgagacaaatttttttagcctaattaagccatcattagcacacgttgattactgtagcacttatagctaattatgggctaattaggctcaaaagattcatctcaagatttttcataactgtataattagcttttagtttcatctatatttaatgctctatttaaatatcaaaaatttgatattatgtttttgagaaaactttttaaaaactacAAAACTAGTAAGTTTGATACTGTTTGTGCTCTAGGGGATCGATGCTGCACCCTTACTGCAAAGCGCTGCAATGCCATTGCGCATGGCAGGGGCAGCAGGGCAGAGTTGCCAGTAGCAGGTATCGCTGACTTAAAATATAAGGATTTTTATCTAGTACGGAGTAGTCTACTGGTACATCCgtcttaatttaaatatattttataaattttttatttaatactatCTTCGTCtcgtaataattttatttttgattttttcataTCCAATGTTTaaccactcgtcttatttgaaaaatttgtacaaaaactttaaaaaataatcacgcataaagtactattcatgttttatcatctagtaagaataaaaatattaatcgtaaaaaaacttcaaataagacgaagagtcagaacattgtataaaaaactaaaaaataatcttattgaTGTAGTATTTGAttgttccttttattttaaaaaataaaaaaataattaaaaatagttatacataaagtactattttttattatctaataacaataaaaaatatatatcataaaatattttttatataagacaGACCATCACACGTTGAATATAAAcatcacaaaaataaactcttaTAAGATAGAGGCACTGTATACTAGAAGATATCAAAAGATTATCTTTTAGtcatttcatatattaatatttgaagTGTTACTACATAGGAGTAGTGATGATGTAGGGGAGGGaatagagaagagagagaatgagCTGCGTCTTATTCAACAGGTAAATCCCTTCATggattttaagaaaaaaatgcaaagaTTAGTGAGAAATACACCAACTAATAGCATTACCACGTAAGCAGCGCCACGTGGGATGGTGACAGGGTCAACATGTCACGTTAGTCCAAAACCATCGTCGAAACCACCGAGAGACTAGAATTGCAATCTATACCTGCTATTGCAGTTCATGGACGTAAACAAAATTCGCCCAATACTTGAGGGACCCAATATGGACCTATCCACGTGTGGTGAGCAGAGCACGAGCTTTATTGGGCGGATAGAGACCTCGTCCCGGCCCACTATTGAAAGCGCGGTGTAGGGAtagcccggcccggcccagcCCGGCCGAAGCCGTCGAGCCACCCTCCGTTCCATGGTTGGGATCTCGTGTGGCCACCCAAACAGCCAACTGCAACCGGGGTCCCCATCCCAGCGAAGGAACCGCGAGAGGAGCCTCCGATCCGTCCGCAGAGGATCCCCACCGTCCGCACCATTCGCCGTCGCGACGCGCGCAGAGAGAGAGGACGCAGCCCCCCGCGCGTGACACCAACGCCACCCGCACCCATCCACGCGGCCGCCTCCGGTTGGCTAGCTcgccgacaggtgggtcccaagCCACGGTCACTGGCGTCTGGGACCCACGCGTCAGCGGCTCACGGCACCGTGCGGGCCAAGTCGGTTCGCGCGgcgtccgtccgtccggccggccggctcgcTTCTTATATAAGCCCCgcgaagattttttttttttttttgcgaatCAGCCCAACTATTTACTCGCGGTCGCGGAGAgatcgccggccggcgcgacGCATCgcatggaggtggaggagaggaagcCCGCCGCCGGGATGGGGGCCGACGGCTTCACGGAGGCCGatctcgcggcggcggaccaGCTGGTGCAGCTCAGCGCCAGcttcagcggcggcggcggctgcgaggAGGACGGCTgcgactcctcctcctcggccacgcTGTCGGTGAACAACGCCGATGCGGCGGCCCTGGCGAGGGAATTTCTACAAGCCGACGACGATATGGGGTTCGATAGGAGGGTCAGGAAGAAGTACCGCCTGCTGTCGGAGCTCTACGCCGCCACGCGGCCGGTGAAAgagaagggcggcggcgacgacggcggcgggaagcggaagaagagagaggaggagatggggatgatgaagac is a window of Oryza brachyantha chromosome 8, ObraRS2, whole genome shotgun sequence DNA encoding:
- the LOC121055192 gene encoding uncharacterized protein LOC121055192, whose protein sequence is MEVEERKPAAGMGADGFTEADLAAADQLVQLSASFSGGGGCEEDGCDSSSSATLSVNNADAAALAREFLQADDDMGFDRRVRKKYRLLSELYAATRPVKEKGGGDDGGGKRKKREEEMGMMKTKKNKIKPRPPPPEQQQR